In Labeo rohita strain BAU-BD-2019 chromosome 16, IGBB_LRoh.1.0, whole genome shotgun sequence, one DNA window encodes the following:
- the arhgap33 gene encoding LOW QUALITY PROTEIN: rho GTPase-activating protein 33 (The sequence of the model RefSeq protein was modified relative to this genomic sequence to represent the inferred CDS: deleted 1 base in 1 codon) — translation MQRRATLSGPQWVRKCAMFVRTMSLADMSGFLPRGEQLAIKARSTDNLDSSGEPGTRSVGTTANLKGKMSKRLSVVKGHFPKLVDCAHFHYENVDFGSIELQFANEQSDASWTSGSAKDLVFLVQVSCQGKTWMVRRSYEEFRTLDAHLHQCIYDRRYSQLLALPALCEIGDRVEIFTPLLSEYLNRLSMIVDNKLNCGPVLTWMEIDNHGNRFLLKEEASLNVPAIAAAHVIKRYTAQASDEISIEVGDILSVIDMPPKEDTTWWRGKHGFQVGFFPSECVELINEKLPQSVSAPVSKQEVDALGSKPGVTNTTGPSSPTSVLHPWFLSLAVSKKHGKLMGFLRTFMKSRPTKQKLKQRGILKERVFGCDLGEHLLNSGQDVPQVLKSCSEFIEKHGVVDGIYRHSGVSSNIQKLRHEFDSENVPDLTKDVYMQDIHCVGSLCKLYFRELPNPLLTYQLYDKFAECMGEMTEEERMVKVHDVIQQLPPPHYRTLEYLMKHLALLATCSGETNMHIKNLAIVWAPNLLRSKEIEAAGLSGADPFKEVRIQSVVVEFLLSNVEVLFSDSFTSVGRFSAARQSLTRPKSFVSTRLLSLEEAQARTQAPLLLQGSPHHAISQFHTVLDLPPDKRKRGMKVRKSAGGSWKTFFAIGKPTAAGRRKPTRITSLFQPATSHAGCRVDSVTLRSAKSEESLSSQHSGAGQGKIQRLRRPRSSSDGLSLAASVDPQLLPQRSPSRIHPSRSYDSLLPEEARGADEEENEDEEDEEGVYMLPDFSQEPSASWMAEDVIDFSPTFLEDGPIGLGSTAVDASGRESPPAAAPPPYRCLSHQAHTRSGSQRSITEDPDSVLNQSEAAARRSLILAAAAPPQQVFCQHRPSAVTNAPASTGQQGESNLSPSHSQTPAPVTSAPPSQPPQERRSFTRKVVHALSPKAPKSPPLDISDPIAISVPAKVLEMIGGRAGELQPGLSNSGPPQPPQMISMLLRSCDFQLTESCQQELSSKLGPIAKIKGPSILGPTGVPLPSQQPPPPPPKNPARLMALALAESANKALRQGASPPYRPRQSGTSPETDVRVQRSLSADAGALLSSDPNQIYSTVRPLSVWKTEGDDDDNDDDNDDDGGTAAEKPADKSHGAEPRSPPGQDTGTLSSDSSVSDSGTSNSELSAASSSEDNERTPSPIYKNEEPSSPPQPSKSSPPSSSEAVPSQRKPPAYGRQFSAPQLQQEKSSGQSKPSSQPHSQLLHSKSESSPLAQVRAFQPTRPKVPPKPPDLAPLRAPLSQTDRHDYMRRSLDASRIRRLAGQPQGNTPLSRAYSERIGSTSDMLSRYHAARMTSQAAQVAHLPQQQQQAQSTPIRPVVPSSEDPSKMENFYYEIGAPEHPQVPPSYARHSYQNMKLDLEGNLRLDPANQRPISRGYPPPYNPQVPGGGRAPQLWSSEVTRAWAAAHSHSFSFSHSHSHHRSQDGLSGHPPHPRPQRQTSSSVRLSRSEVHPIPASIGVGIVPLSVHQRNMHRPQRSPSADHTASQLHPYFENGKVCYRYFEASRPEDLSLNQHQHAVSKPSQASPVQGTAKDEPEHIYVNYPFLNPPGSGVNSKGWATTDLDENDHQASETLEPPSKSPPDDKQKHSEQESPTASFDNPTQNDASSDSKVINTAASASNPMHFRSRSDPQSTSSEPAHVLTGKEIASLLIEKLAEDEREGPSVPSSLSSSPHFEHPPNPYPSQQQQQAPPAYNIYTPGPSRGRMEGQIPPREVSGPFQRQDPLRRSSGGQYRQAFDVMPSGDQVLKFYRSQDFIPGAQGESTTPNPYPPRPYYQDPSYPNWGPQGLPDSSHTCTPPTVAFSNLALGSTRGYGPQNVANQYNQYPYQSGPVLPQYPNTPRRDVVLDPSLRPPGLRNQRGLNRQGSLPGPNWTIRTEGQTRSYC, via the exons GCTTTCTGTTGTGAAAGGTCACTTCCCCAAGCTTGTTGACTGTGCCCACTTTCACTATGAAAATGTGGACTTCGGTTCTATCGAG CTTCAGTTTGCCAACGAGCAGAGCGATGCCAGCTGGACCTCGGGCAGTGCCAAAGATCTGGTTTTCCTCGTGCAGGTGTCCTGCCAG GGTAAGACGTGGATGGTGCGGCGTTCATACGAAGAGTTCCGGACACTGGACGCCCACCTGCATCAGTGCATTTACGACCGCCGTTACTCGCAGCTCTTGGCTCTTCCTGCCCTGTGCGAGATCGGAGACCGGGTGGAG ATCTTCACGCCACTGTTGTCGGAGTATCTGAATCGTCTCTCCATGATCGTGGACAATAAGCTGAACTGTGGGCCGGTTCTCACCTGGATGGAG ATTGACAACCATGGCAACAGGTTCCTGCTGAAAGAAGAAGCGTCTTTAAACGTCCCTGCCATCGCTGCTGCTCACGTCATCAAGCGCTACACTGCTCAGGCTAGCGATGAGATCTCCATTGAG GTTGGTGATATTTTGTCAGTGATTGACATGCCACCCAAAGAGGACACCACGTGGTGGAGAGGAAAGCATGGATTCCAG GTTGGCTTCTTTCCCAGTGAATGTGTGGAATTAATCAATGAGAAGTTGCCACAGTCGGTCAGTGCTCCTGTCAGTAAGCAAG AGGTGGATGCTTTGGGCTCCAAACCTGGTGTTACCAACACGACTGGGCCTTCCTCTCCAACATCAG TTCTTCATCCTTGGTTCCTAAGCCTGGCTG TGTCCAAGAAACACGGCAAGCTGATGGGCTTCCTGCGCACCTTCATGAAGTCCAGACCCACCAAACAAAAGCTGAAGCAGAGGGGAATCCTAAAAGAACGGGTGTTCGGCTGCGACCTCGGAGAGCATCTTCTCAACTCTGGCCAAGATG TGCCGCAGGTCCTAAAGAGCTGCTCTGAGTTCATAGAGAAGCATGGTGTGGTGGATGGCATCTACAGACACTCTGGCGTGTCCTCCAACATACAGAAACTCAG GCATGAGTTTGACAGTGAAAATGTTCCAGACTTGACAAAAGACGTGTACATGCAGGATATTCACTGCGTCGGCTCGCTGTGCAAACTCTACTTCAGAGAGCTGCCCAATCCTTTGCTCACGTACCAACTCTACGACAAGTTTGCT GAATGTATGGGAGAGATGACGGAGGAAGAGAGAATGGTGAAAGTACATGATGTTATCCAGCAACTTCCTCCTCCTCACTACCG CACTTTGGAGTACCTCATGAAACACCTGGCCCTTTTGGCCACCTGCAGTGGAGAGACGAACATGCACATTAAGAACCTGGCCATTGTCTGGGCCCCCAACCTGCTCAG GTCCAAAGAAATTGAAGCAGCGGGCTTAAGCGGCGCTGATCCTTTTAAAGAAGTGCGCATCCAGTCC GTGGTCGTGGAGTTTCTGCTCAGCAATGTGGAAGTTCTGTTTAGTGACTCTTTCACTTCTGTCGGCCGTTTCAGTGCAG CACGACAGTCTCTGACCAGACCCAAGTCGTTTGTGTCCACCAGGCTTCTGTCTCTGGAGGAGGCGCAGGCTCGCACACAAGCTCCGCTTCTCCTTCAGGGATCTCCTCACCATGCTATCAGCCAGTTTCACACTGTGCTGGACCTTCCTCCTGACAA AAGGAAAAGAGGGATGAAGGTCCGGAAGTCAGCAGGTGGGAGCTGGAAGACGTTTTTTGCCATTGGGAAACCTACAGCGGCAGGACGACGCAAACCCACCAGGATCACGTCTTTGTTCCAACCCGCTACCTCTCATGCAG GTTGCAGGGTGGACAGTGTGACACTCAGGTCAGCAAAGAGCGAAGAGTCCCTGTCATCTCAGCACAGCGGAGCAG GTCAGGGAAAGATTCAACGCTTGCGAAGACCTCGCTCAAGCAGTGATGGTCTCTCTCTGGCTGCCTCTGTTGATCCGCAACTCCTTCCCCAGCGCTCCCCATCTAGAATCCATCCAAGTCGCTCTTACGACAGCCTTCTGCCTGAGGAAGCCCGTGGTGCAGACGAGGAGGAAAATGAAGATGAAGAGGATGAGGAGGGTGTGTACATGTTGCCTGATTTCTCCCAGGAACCGTCTGCCTCATGGATGGCAGAAGATGTCATTGACTTTAGCCCCACCTTTCTGGAAGATGGGCCAATAGGGTTGGGGAGCACAGCTGTCGATGCTAGCGGCAGGGAATCCCCTCCTGCGGCCGCACCCCCTCCCTACCGCTGTCTGAGCCATCAAGCCCACACCCGGTCTGGTAGCCAGCGCTCAATCACTGAAGATCCTGACTCAGTTCTTAATCAATCAGAGGCTGCAGCCCGCCGAAGTTTAATCCTGGCTGCAGCAGCTCCACCTCAGCAAGTGTTCTGTCAACACAGGCCGTCTGCAGTCACTAATGCTCCCGCAAGCACAGGCCAGCAGGGTGAATCAAACCTAAGCCCGTCCCATAGCCAGACGCCAGCTCCAGTGACCTCTGCACCTCCATCTCAGCCCCCTCAAGAGAGACGTTCCTTTACACGTAAAGTGGTTCATGCACTTTCACCTAAAGCGCCAAAATCCCCTCCTCTGGACATCTCTGATCCGATCGCCATCAGTGTACCTGCCAAG gtTTTGGAAATGATTGGTGGACGAGCTGGCGAATTGCAACCTGGACTTTCAAACAGTGGACCACCTCAGCCACCCCAGATGATATCGATGCTCCTGAGGTCGTGTGATTTTCAGCTCACGGAGAGCTGCCAGCAAGAGCTCAGCAGTAAGTTGGGCCCCATCGCCAAAATCAAGGGTCCTA GTATCTTGGGTCCCACTGGTGTTCCTCTTCCGTCACAGCAGccccctcctcctccccctAAGAACCCTGCACGCCTTATGGCTCTGGCTCTGGCTGAAAGTGCAAATAAGGCACTGCGGCAAGGTGCCTCTCCCCCATACCGCCCCCGTCAGAGTGGAACCTCTCCTGAGACAGACGTCCGCGTCCAGAGGTCTCTTTCTGCTGATGCAGGTGCTCTGCTGTCTTCTGATCCTAATCAGATCTACTCCACGGTACGTCCCTTGTCTGTGTGGAAGACTGAGGGTGATGacgatgataatgatgatgataatgatgatgatggtggaaCTGCCGCTGAAAAGCCTGCAGACAAATCACATGGTGCAGAGCCAAGGTCACCACCTGGGCAGGACACTGGGACTCTCTCTTCTGACAGCTCAGTCTCTGACTCTGGGACATCCAATTCGGAGTTGTCAGCTGCCAGTTCCTCTGAAGACAATGAGCGAACACCAAGCCCCATTTACAAGAACGAAGAACCAAGTTCTCCACCACAGCCCTCAAAATCAAGCCCACCCTCTTCCAGCGAAGCCGTACCTTCTCAGAGAAAACCCCCAGCGTATGGGCGGCAGTTTTCTGCTCCGCAGCTTCAGCAGGAGAAATCCAGCGGACAGTCCAAGCCTTCATCCCAACCACACTCTCAGCTTCTGCATTCTAAATCAGAGAGCTCTCCATTGGCCCAAGTACGAGCCTTCCAACCCACTCGCCCTAAAGTGCCACCCAAGCCCCCTGATCTTGCTCCCTTGAGGGCTCCGCTCTCTCAGACTGACCGGCATGATTACATGCGTCGCTCGTTGGATGCCAGTCGCATTCGACGTTTGGCAGGTCAACCGCAAGGAAACACACCACTTTCCAGAGCTTACTCTGAGCGTATCGGTAGTACCTCTGACATGCTGTCTCGCTATCATGCAGCCAGGATGACCAGCCAAGCTGCCCAGGTTGCACACCTTCCCCAACAACAGCAACAGGCCCAGTCCACACCAATCAGACCAGTTGTTCCCTCCTCCGAAGACCCTTCCAAGATGGAGAACTTCTACTACGAAATTGGTGCACCAGAGCATCCCCAAGTGCCACCCAGCTATGCACGCCACAGCTATCAAAACATGAAGCTAGATCTGGAGGGAAACCTCCGTCTTGACCCAGCCAATCAAAGGCCTATTTCCAGGGGTTACCCTCCTCCCTACAACCCTCAAGTACCTGGGGGTGGAAGGGCTCCCCAGCTGTGGTCATCTGAGGTTACTCGAGCTTGGGCCGCAGCACACTCTCACTCTTTCTCCTTTTCCCATTCTCATTCTCACCATCGCTCTCAGGATGGATTATCAGGACACCCTCCCCATCCCCGTCCCCAGCGTCAGACATCATCATCCGTCAGGTTGTCCCGCAGCGAAGTCCATCCCATACCTGCATCCATTGGAGTAGGCATTGTGCCTCTGTCTGTGCACCAACGTAATATGCATCGCCCCCAACGTTCCCCTTCTGCAGACCACACTGCCTCCCAGCTTCACCCGTACTTTGAAAACGGGAAAGTGTGTTACCGGTACTTTGAGGCTTCCAGACCGGAAGACTTATCACTGAATCAGCATCAGCATGCTGTATCAAAGCCTTCTCAGGCCTCACCGGTGCAAGGAACCGCAAAAGATGAGCCTGAGCACATCTACGTCAACTACCCTTTCCTAAACCCACCAGGATCTGGGGTTAATTCAAAGGGCTGGGCCACCACAGACCTCGACGAAAATGATCATCAAGCGTCTGAGACGCTGGAACCACCTTCCAAGTCACCACCAGATGACAAGCAGAAGCATTCCGAGCAAGAAAGTCCAACAGCTAGCTTTGACAACCCTACCCAGAATGATGCGTCCTCAGATTCCAAAGTGATCAATACAGCTGCGTCTGCCTCAAATCCCATGCATTTCCGCAGTCGCTCAGATCCCCAAAGTACCAGCTCGGAGCCTGCTCATGTCCTAACTGGGAAGGAAATTGCTTCCTTGCTAATTGAAAAGCTTGCAGAGGATGAAAGGGAAGGTCCTTCCGTGCCGTCTTCTTTGTCCTCTTCTCCGCACTTCGAGCACCCTCCAAATCCCTACCCTagccagcagcagcagcaggctCCACCTGCATACAATATCTACACTCCAGGACCCTCCCGAGGGCGCATGGAAGGTCAGATTCCACCTAGAGAGGTATCAGGACCTTTCCAACGCCAAGACCCCTTGCGGAGATCTTCCGGAGGCCAGTATAGACAAGCTTTTGACGTCATGCCATCTGGCGACCAAGTCCTGAAGTTTTACAGAAGCCAAGACTTTATCCCAGGCGCCCAGGGAGAAAGCACAACCCCTAATCCTTATCCCCCAAGACCATATTATCAGGACCCCTCATACCCCAATTGGGGACCTCAAGGCCTCCCAGACTCCTCCCACACATGCACTCCACCTACAGTGGCCTTCTCAAACTTAGCGCTTGGATCGACAAGAGGATATGGGCCGCAGAACGTGGCCAACCAGTATAACCAGTACCCGTACCAGTCAGGGCCAGTGCTTCCCCAGTATCCCAACACACCGCGACGAGATGTTGTCCTGGATCCTTCTCTCCGACCTCCGGGGTTGCGGAACCAGAGAGGCTTGAACCGGCAGGGAAGCCTGCCGGGCCCCAACTGGACCATCCGAACTGAAGGCCAGACTCGTAGTTATTGCTAA
- the upk1a gene encoding uroplakin-1a: MAAGALTCLMFTLVGLNALAAAAGLALFAVAIWVAVDGYKLYPISGVSGKDDIFAAAWIAIFTGFAFFLTCLYGIFAALKRSRTALLLYLVLMFIIFLFECASAITAATNRDYLVGHSGFVKKQMLQYYGDSSPQGKQITYTWNNVMQQVECCGADSPQDWIIYNSTLKQINGLQYNWPLSCCKRLSTFEVEDPAGCIVGKNTAVFNKGCFPYIESVLSRYTWAVSWYGFSVLMLVFLTLLIAMIYYMQLE; encoded by the exons ATGGCAGCAGGAGCCTTGACGTGTTTGATGTTCACACTTGTTGGTTTGAATGCACTCGCAGCT GCTGCAGGACTGGCATTATTCGCAGTAGCCATTTGGGTAGCAGTGGATGGGTATAAACTCTACCCCATATCTGGTGTATCAGGGAAAGATGACATCTTTGCTGCGGCCTGGATTGCCATTTTTACAGGCTTTGCCTTCTTCCTCACATGCCTCTATGGCATCTTCGCTGCCCTGAAAAGAAGCCGCACAGCCCTGCTGCTG TACCTTGTCCTAATGTTCATCATCTTTCTGTTCGAATGCGCATCTGCCATCACAGCAGCGACCAATCGGGATTAT CTGGTTGGACACAGTGGCTTTGTAAAGAAACAGATGCTGCAGTATTATGGAGACAGCTCCCCACAAGGAAAGCAGATTACATACACCTGGAACAATGTGATGCAACAG GTCGAGTGCTGTGGAGCGGACAGTCCACAAGACTGGATAATCTATAATTCCACCTTGAAACAGATAAATGGTCTACAGTACAATTGGCCCCTCAGCTGCTGCAAGAGACTGAGTACTTTTGAGGTGGAAGATCCAGCAGGCTGTATTGTTGGCAAGAACACTGCCGTATTTAACAAG GGTTGCTTCCCGTACATTGAATCTGTGTTGAGCCGTTACACCTGGGCCGTGAGCTGGTATGGTTTCTCCGTTCTCATGCTTGTG TTCCTCACATTACTGATCGCCATGATCTACTACATGCAGCTGGAATAA